The following proteins come from a genomic window of Papilio machaon chromosome 7, ilPapMach1.1, whole genome shotgun sequence:
- the LOC106719396 gene encoding O-acyltransferase like protein-like: MNLTTVLLFLAFVQVNGYLHLDWEVPNQALNLSLYEDVLDSEECQKQIGLLQNNTFLLSLFLDSGIRLPRGLLTGNTVDLGNYHQCLQINATLHNTDIEGKYCMIRVPLNQELQLQPISTSQPSHFDPFSIHLDEDTITKIKDYKLKRAGLKALFGAELNEIRSGPGKPLEFSVLRLAVCIPKPCTTKEAISGLLFNVTSLGFQYEDDFCRLPNDKPWVPADFTAFGIFSLIGLLSFLSTYYELNHIFGRNRDPKSANQIFCMFSVYSNTKRLLTFKSLPGSLECLDGVRALAMLWVLLGHSFSSQLFTYNAIESFQWVLSYEGLWLTSGHITVDTFFMLSGLLVVYTSAGKLTSVGLLKNIHIFYLNRLLRMFPILATTALLEASVFNRISDGPVWDTIVSQTHRCRTFWWSTLLHVQNYLNSENVCIGATWYLAIDVQLHLLSPLILVWVLSGNKRIAWSALTAGVVLSLTAATVYNFINEFPTGMITAERGDEMMYYMVYYYMNTLTRAPPFLVGMVFGYLLHTYRGKPVNISTILNLTLWALSLSLLLVVCYCTHPTMQPGWDNQTVDSFINSFMRPAWALGLGWVIFACVHGYGGPINWFLTLNVWKLPARLSYAMYILHFSLMMIFNSSNTAPIYFSVPYIIFLFYGYFVLTFIVAIVLTVLIDMPFSILFKLLLDKIKGKKSTKSVDDRNLFKNASVMQRHVNYHASNNNNGVQKFD; the protein is encoded by the exons ATGAATCTTACTACCGTTCTACTATTCTTAGCTTTTGTCCAAGTCAATGGATACCTTCATTTAGATTGGGAAGTACCAAATCAAGCGCTCAATCTAAGTTTATACGAAGACGTGCTAGATTCAGAAGAATGTCAGAAACAAATTGGTCTGTTGCAGAATAACACATTTCTTCTAAGTTTAT TTCTTGACTCTGGTATAAGGCTTCCAAGAGGCTTGTTGACTGGCAATACAGTTGATTTAGGCAATTACCATcaatgtttacaaataaatgcaACACTACATAATACTGATATCGAAGGAAAGTATTGCATGATCAGAGTTCCTCTGAATCAAGAATTGCAACTTCAACCAATTTCAACATCGCAACCTTCACACTTCGATCCATTTTCTATACATTTGGATGAAGATACAATAACGAAGATAAaagattacaaattaaaaagagcAGGCTTAAAAGCTTTATTCGGTGCAGAACTCAATGAAATCAG ATCCGGTCCCGGTAAACCTCTTGAGTTTTCGGTTCTTCGTTTGGCTGTCTGTATACCAAAGCCTTGTACAACTAAAGAAGCTATATCTGGTCTTTTGTTTAACGTAACTTCGTTAGGTTTTCAATATGAAGATGATTTCTGTCGATTGCCTAATGACAAGCCCTGGGTTCCTGCGGACTTTACAGCTTT TGGGATATTTTCTTTGATCGGTCTCCTGAGCTTTTTGAGTACCTACTATGAATTAAACCATATCTTCGGTCGAAACAGAG atcCCAAATCTGCAAATCAAATATTCTGTATGTTCTCTGTATACAGTAACACAAAGCGACTTTTAACTTTCAAATCCTTACCCGGATCTTTGGAATGTTTAGACGGTGTGAGAGCTTTGGCTATGTTATGGGTACTTTTGGGACACAGTTTTTCATCACAGCTATTCACTTATAATGCTATTGAGTCATTTCAA TGGGTACTTTCATACGAGGGTTTGTGGTTAACATCCGGTCACATCACAGTCGACACCTTTTTTATGTTGAGCGGTTTGCTAGTCGTATATACGAGTGCAGGGAAATTAACATCAG TTGGTCTActgaaaaatatacacatcttttatttaaatcgtctTCTACGTATGTTTCCTATATTGGCTACGACTGCTTTGCTAGAAGCTTCAGTTTTCAACCGGATCTCGGATGGCCCTGTTTGGGATACTATTGTATCACAAacacacagatgtagaactttCTGGTGGTCGACCTTATTGCACGTGCAGAATTATCTTAACTCTGAGAATGTT TGTATTGGTGCGACTTGGTACCTTGCTATTGACGTTCAGCTTCACTTACTGTCACCACTCATATTGGTGTGGGTGCTGAGTGGTAACAAGAGGATTGCTTGGTCAGCGCTAACAGCCGGCGTTGTACTGTCACTCACAGCTGccactgtttataactttataaatgaattCCCAACAGGAATGATAACAGCTGa GAGAGGTGATGAAATGATGTACTACATGGTATATTACTATATGAACACACTGACCAGAGCGCCACCTTTTCTTGTTGGCATGGTGTTTGGTTACTTACTGCATACATATCGAGGAAAACCAGTTAATATTTCTACA attTTGAATCTCACATTATGGGCGTTATCTTTATCGCTCCTCTTAGTAGTTTGCTATTGCACACACCCAACAATGCAGCCGGGCTGGGACAACCAGACTGTGGACAGTTTTATCAACTCTTTCATGAGGCCAGCATGGGCTTTAGGCTTAGGCTGGGTTATATTCGCTTGTGTTCATGGATATGGCG GTCCCATCAATTGGTTCCtaactttaaatgtatggAAGTTGCCAGCTCGACTGTCATACGCTATGTACATATTGCATTTCTCACTGATGATGATCTTCAACTCTAGTAATACAGCGCCGATATACTTTAGTGTTCCGTatatt ATATTCCTCTTCTAtggttattttgtattaacatttatagtGGCTATTGTTCTCACGGTGTTAATTGACATgccgttttctatattgtttaaacttttattggaTAAAATTAAAG GTAAAAAGTCAACTAAATCAGTGGATGACAggaatttattcaaaaatgcTTCCGTAATGCAAAGGCATGTGAATTATCATGcctctaataataataacggtGTTCAGAAGTTTGattaa